The Spirosoma sp. SC4-14 DNA window TTTACGCACCTGTGCGAAGAAAGTAGCCACGCCCGGCAGAATATCCTCAGAAGTCATTCGACTGACAAGTTCGAGATACCACTGATTTTTTTGAGCGGCCAATTCGGCTTTTTTCTCATCCGGCAGCGTCAGTCCACCGTGCGCCAGAATGATATCCAGCGATTCGGTACGGCTAACGCCTTTCAGCCGTTCGTTAAACTCTTCCGAAATATCGAAGCCGAGTTCGTTGGCAAGCCGTTTCCAGGCCTGATAATGGTAAATAGCGGTATCGACAATGACACCGTCGAGATCAAACAGAAATGCTTTGATAGAACTCATTAGAAGCGAATCACAGAATAGGCTACAAAGGTAGAAGATCAATATTTATTTCGGGAAGTTGTAAAATTCAAATCAATTGATTTTACTTTGCATCACAAAGTACTTTTAAAAGTAAAATCATGAAAGAGACAACTGACTCCCAAGTTCCAGGCTCAGTGCTGGACCGTGTTAATCGCTGGATTCGTACATCAACTATGCTTAAACTGGCCGTTATTGGCTTTCTTGTTCTGGTGCTCCTGATTCCTAACGGGATGCTACAATCGTTAATTAGCGAACGCGAAATGACACGAAACGCTGCCGTAGCCGAAGTAAGCAATAAATGGGGAGCTGAGCAGGTAATTGGTGGGCCCATTCTGTCGGTTCCCTACGAACGCGTAATAACTGCAGCCAACGGTCAGATTGAGCGGATAAGCACGTATCTGCACTTTTTTCCAGACGATCTGCAGGTAGACGGCGAAATCAAGCCAGAAAAGCGGAGCCGGGGCATTTTTGTTGTCATGCTTTATAACTCGCAGCTTACCATACGGGGTAGCTTCCGAAAACCATCACTGGCTTCGCTGGGAATAGCCGAAGATGCCGGGCTGGCCCACTGGGATAAGGCATTCCTCTCGCTGGGCGTAAGTGATATGAAGGGGATTCGGGATGGCATTAAAATGAAAGTGAACAATCAGGTTCTATCGGCCGAACCGGGCATTCCCAGCAGCGATATTCTGATGGCAGGGGTCACCGCTCCCATCAAGTTGGACGCCGATAACTATATATTTGAAACCAAGCTGAACCTGAACGGAAGTACTCAGCTTAGCTTTTTGCCCTTCGGTAAAGAAACCCGGATTAGCCTCAAATCGCCCTGGGCTACTCCAAGTTTTACGGGTGCCTATCTGCCCGACAAGCGAGTTGTTAAGGCAGATGGCTTTCAGGCTTCGTGGAAAGTGCTGGAGTTCAATCGCAATTTTCCCCAGCAGGGTATGGGCGATTTTTTAAAGAAACCCGATTCGCAGTCGTTCAGCGACGCGTCGGCCTTTGGCGTAAAACTGCTCATCCCGATCGATGAATACCAGAAAACGATGCGTTCGGCCAAGTATGGGATCTTATTCGTCATTCTGACATTTGTGTCGTTTTTCTTCATCGAAATTCTTGATCGCCGACGCATTCACCCCGTTCAGTACCTGCTGGTTGGGTTTGCAATCTGTCTGTTTTATCTGCTGCTGCTGTCCATTTCCGAATACACCTCGTTCGACTGGGCCTACCTCATTGGTGGTTGTCTTGTGCTGGCGCTGATTACGTTCTATGTACGCTATGTGTTTCAGAATACACGCTTAACCATTCTTTTCAGTGCCATTCTGGCCTTGTTATATGGCTTCTTTTATTCGCTCCTCCAACTGGAAGATTACTCCCTGTTGCTGGGCAGTTTTGGCCTGTTGCTGATTCTGAGCGTGACGATGTATCTGACCCGGCACGTAAACTGGTATCAAACCTATCAGGCGGCCGAAACAACGGCCTGAGCCACTAGATTTAATTGTCTACAAAGGCACAGAGAATTGATCGTTCGGGTTGATTCTTTGTGCCCTCTGTGGACAATCGAATTAAGCGGGCAGATAAACCGTAAATGTTGTTCCCTCTCCCGGACGGCTCTGGGCGCGGATAGCACCATCGTGTTGCTCAACAACTTTTTTGACAACAGCCAGACCAATTCCGGTCCCCGAAAACTGCTGCCGGGTGTGTAACCGCTGAAAAACCTGAAAAATCTGTTCGGCATAGTGCTGTTCAAAACCAATACCATTATCAGTAACATCGATGGTCCAGTAAGCCCGATCGAGCCGCAAATCTTTTGCAAGCTCTTTGGGTAGCTCCTCGGGAGTCATCAACCGCGACGACACTCGTATAAGGGGTGGTATCGGCAACCCAGACGCATCGGTTCGGTAAAATTTCAGTGCATTCGACAATAGATTCTGAAACAACTGGCGCAACTGAAGCCGATCGCCGATCAATTCGGGGAGCTCGGCCAGTTCAATTCGGGCTTTCGATTCCTGAATCGGATGCCAAAGGTCTTCAATTATATCATCGAGAAGTTTTGCCAGAGCAAACGAACGAAACGCATTTCGCTGCGATGAAATTCGGGAATAGTCGAGCAGGTCCCGAATCAGTAGCGACATTCGGCTGGCGGCTGCCTGCATTCGGCTAATCAGTTCGCCACCTTCCGGCCCAAGTTTAGCCGAATATCGATCGTTCAGCATATCGCCAAACGACTGAATCTTCCGCAGCGGTTCCTGCAAATCATGACTGGCAATGTAGGCAAACGACTGAAGGTTTTCGTTCGAGCGTTTCAGCTCCCGGTTGGCCGCTTCGAGCTGCTGTTGGTACCGACGGTTTTCGGTAACGTTCAGATTGGCAATCACGACCCCATCGCCCGCTTTAGTCGTGATCCGAATCCACCATTGGTCATCAATAGGAAATTCGGTCGTGTCGGGTTCGCCCGTTTCTACAACCCGTACATACTTCGGGAAATCGTCAATTTTCTGCGTTGGCGTTGCTACTTCCGAAAACGGTTTCGCCAGGATCGATTCGGCCAAATCGCCCCACATTGCTATGCATTGCGGATTGGCCAACACCGTTCTGAAATCGCAAATGTGCCCGTGTTCGTCGCGTATGGATGTATGAAGCGAAAGAGCCGCCTGCGCATTATCCAGGATAGCATGCAGCAACTCGGCCTGATGGGCTAACTGATGTTCGGCTCGCCTAGGAGCCGTTATATTCATGAAGGTGACCACTACCCCATCGGGGCTCAACTGTGCGGCCGACACCTCAAACCAGGCTTCCAGGCCATTTTTGTCGCTATAGTATTGAATTAACCGCTCACTCTGGCCAGTCTCCAGCACCCGTACATACACAGCAAACAAGCCCGATTCTACATTACCGGGAAACGTTTCGAGCAATCGTGTTCCGATAATGTCTTCTGGCTTTCGAAACAAACTTTGCTCAACAGCCCGGTTGGCCGTTTGAAGCCTGAAATCAACAACCTTCCCATTGGCATCCCGAATGGCAGTCATAGAAACAATGCTATTCAGGGCAGCATCAAAAGCCGACAAGGCTAACTGAACCTCTTCGGGTAAATACTGGCGCTCAGTTTCAGGCTGCGTTTTTGGCAATGACTGGTCAGCAGTCTTCAACCGATTCATAAGGGTTTTGAGTGAAAAAATGCGAGGAAGAGATATATAAAAATACGAAACTGTTTACAGAATACCTATAAACAGTTTCACTATGTTCATGGAATCAGAGACAATCAGTTAGTTGATCAACTCCAACACCAGCGCTGATTTGGCGGGCAGATTAATCTGTTTCAGATCGCCAATAGACTGGTCGGTCAGTACATTACGAGCCGACGAATACCCGTTCATTCGTTCGGCAAAGCGGCTTGTGTCCAGCCGTAGTTCTTTATCATTGGTATTTGTGGCTACCATCACTGTTTTAGCTCCGTCGTAGCGAAAATAAACATACGTTCCATCCTGCGGCAAAAACTGCATCAGCTTTCCCGAATGCAAAGCCGGTGTATTGCGTCGGTACGTAGCCAGTTTCCGAACAAACTGAAAAGCCTCATTTTCGCGGTCGGTGCGGCCGGCGGTTTCAAATTTATTTTCCTTATCGCCCGGAAATCCGCCCGGAAAATCGCGACGCACTTCGGCATCCGACGGGTCTTTAAAATTTTTCATCAGAATTTCGGTTCCGTAATACAGCGACGGAATGCCGCGGGTAGTAAGCAGCCAGGTAATCCCGATTTTATATTTATCCAGATCGTCGCCAATAACCGACAGAAAACGGTCGGTATCATGGTTATCCAGGAAGGTAACCAGCCGGGTAGGGTCCTGATAAACAGCATCCTGAGCCAGTGCCTGATAAAACCGGTTTACGCCATCGTCCCAGCTAAATTTTTGTTTCAGCGCATCCAGCATTGAGCTATAGAGCACAAAGTCGAGGCCGCCCGGCTGATTCGACTTAAACGGGAAGTCGATCTTATTGCGCGTATAATAGGCCTGATCGACAACATTATTTACCCACGATTCGCCAAAGATGTGAATCTTCGGATACTCGTCGAGCAATGCCTGATTGCAACGATTCATAAACGGCTGATCATTGTACATATACGTGTCGACCCGCCAGGCATCCACGCCAAAATTTTCCACTGACCAGAGCGCGTGTTGAATCAGAAAATTAGCAACAAACGGATTGCTCTGATTCAAATCGGGCAAAAAGGGAACGAACCAGCCGTCGAGCATCACGTGCCGATCGCGTTCAGCCCCGTGCGGGTCGGTCACCGACTGGTATTTGTAGGATGTGTTAGTATAGGTTGGCCACTGATGCAACCAGTTTTTCATGGGCAAATCTTTCAGAATCCAGTGATTAACCCCAACGTGGTTATACACCGCGTCCTGTACAACCCGAAAACCAGCGTCGTGGGCTTTTTTCACAAAGGCTTTGTAGGCTTCATTGCCTCCCAGACGTTTATCGATGGCATAATGATCGGTAAAGCCATATCCATGATAGGCCGACCGCATGGCCCCGCCTTCGTTGGTGAGTGGCTGATTGTTTTCCAGAACGGGTGTAAACCAGATGGCCGTTACGCCGAGATCTTTCAGATAATCGAGATGTTGGGCAGCGCCTGCCAGGTCGCCACCGTGCCGATAGAAGGGGTTCGCCCGGTCGGCATTGGAGTCGGCCATATCAGCAAACTTATCGTTGCTTTCGTCGCCATTGGCAAACCGGTCGGGCATGGCCAGGTAAATAAAATCGGCCGCCGTAACGCCTTGCCCTTTGGGCGATTTGTCGCGGGCTTTCAGAACAAAAGGCTGGGTGAGCATCTGGCTACCCCGTTTGCCCACAATCTTAATCGTTCCGGGTTTAGTGGCAGGAGAAATGGTCAGATCCAGAAACGCATAATTGGGGTTTTCGGCGGTATGGGTTTTCAGGAGACGCACACCCGGATAGTTGATCGTATACGTCAACGAACCGGCATCTGGCCCGTAAACGAGCAACTGCAGGTTCGGATTTTTCATACCCACCCACCAGTTGGTTGGGTTGATCCGTTGAATTGCCGCCTGCTGTGCAAGAACTCCAGAGCCTACCAACTGGAGCATAATAATCAGGCTTAAAATCGATTTTTTCATAGAGTGGGCAGTTGTAGCTAATCGCTTTCAGTCCGAATAATCGGGGAATAATGCAACAAGAACGCAAAAATAACCCAAGTTTTTCGCCGAAAAAGGCCATAATTTTGCATATAGAAATACAACCCGTTCCGTTCGCACACTTATCTGGCGCTATGAATACAACGTCTGTTGTTCCAGTAATGGACAAACTGATTATTTACCAGATTTTTACGCGCCTGTTTGGCAATCAAAACACCACGAATCGTTCGTACGGCAGCCGCGACGAAAACGGTGTCGGGAAATTCAACGACATCAACGACGAGGCCCTGCGGTCTATTAAGCGACTGGGCGCATCGCACATCTGGTACACAGGCATTCTGGAACATGCTACCCAGACCGATTACTCTGCCTACGGGATTCAGCCCGACGATCCGGCCGTAGTGAAAGGGCGTGCTGGATCGCCTTATGCCGTTAAAGACTACTACGATGTCGACCCTGATCTGGCGGTAAATGTCCCCGACCGAATGGCTGAGTTCGAAGCACTGGTCGAACGTACGCACGTACATGGCCTGAAAGTGATCATCGATTTTGTGCCGAATCATGTTGCCCGCCAGTATCGTTCTGATGTAAAGCCTGATTCGGTAATTGACCTGGGGCAAAACGACGATACGTCGGTTCGGTTCTCGATCAACAACAATTTTTATTACCTGCCAGGCGAAACGTTTGTAGCACCCGAAAATGGGGAGGAGTCATCGTCGGTTCGATTACATGAGTTTCCGGCTAAAATAACGGGGAGTGGCTCCCTCACGGCAGCACCCGACATCAACGACTGGTATGAAACCGTAAAGCTCAATTACGGTTTCAACGTTTTCGACGGCAGTCTGAATTTCAACCCCATTCCGGCAACCTGGCATCAGATGCTCGATATATTGCTGTTCTGGTGTGGCAAAGGGATCGACGGTTTCCGGTGCGACATGGCCCATCTGGTTCCGGTAGAATTCTGGCACTGGGCCATTGCCAGAGTTCGGCAGCAATATCCCGGACTGATTTTTATTGCCGAAATCTACGATCCGGGCCTATACCGTCCCTTCATTTTTGAGGGTGGTTTCGATTACCTCTACGATAAGGTAGGCTTATATGATTCGCTGCGGGCACTGATGGAAGGCCACGGGTCCTGCTATGACCTTACCCGCGTGTGGCAACAACAATCCGGCGATTATGCCCAGCATATGCTGCGGTTCCTCGAAACGCACGACGAACAGCGGATAGCATCGCGTTTTTTTGCCAATGATCCCTGGGCGGCCATACCGGCAATGACGCTATCGGCAACAATGCACACGGGGCCTTATCTGTTGTATTTTGGTCAGGAAATTGGCGTACGGGCCGAGGGTAGCGAAGGGTTCAGTGGCGACGATGGACGAACAACAATATTCGACTACTGGGGTTTGCCCGAATGGCAGGGCTGGATTAATCATGGTCGCTACGACGGCCTGGGGCTGTCCGACAACCAGCAGCGGCTCCGGGCATTTTACCAGCAACTGAATTACCTGGTTAATGGCTCCGACGCTATCCAGAACGGCTATTTTTATGACCTTCAGTATGTCAACGATAACGGGCAAAGTGCGGGCTACGACGCCCATCAGCTCTATAGCTACCTACGCTATACCGACCGACAAAAACTACTGATCGTCTGCAATTTTTCGAACCACAATACCTACGAAACAACCATAAACATTCCGGCGGCCGTATTCAGCCTAATGGGACTGGACCCAAATCGGACATTGCATTTTACGGATCTGTTTCTGACCACCACCACTATAGAAACCGTTGGGAAAGCCGGTGTTCCTGTGTTACTTTCTCCCCAGAGTGTGTTAGTTTTAGAAATTAAACCCTAGGCAGCGCTACTTTCCAGCCTGCTCACCGTCTCTACTGTAGTAACCTAAACGATTGGCCCTTAGATGATAAACCTGTTTACTGCCTTTTTTCTGCTTCTAACACCAGCAGCGCTGCTGGCTCAGGAGAGTGCTCCCGATGACCTGAAAGCAGTAACTATTGCCGGTGGCAGAACACCTGCCGAAACAGTCGTCAACATCGGGAAACAACTTATAGGACGACCTTATGTAGCTCACACGCTCGACGAAAACCAAACCGAGCAACTGGTGGTCAATGTTCGGGAGTTTGACTGCACAACCTATGTTGAAACCGTTCTGGCACTTGCCCTGTCCTGGCACGAACTGCCCGACAAAAACAATTCGACAGCACTGGATCAGACTTTTCGGAAATTTCTGACCAAACTTCGCTACCGCGACGGGCGTATTGATGGCTACGCAAGCCGATTGCATTATTTTTCGGATTGGCTGCGCGATAATGAGCGTAAAGGATTAATTCTGGATGTTACGCGCGATATGCCGGGAAGCATTGTGGTTGCTAAACCCGTTTCGTACATGACAACGGCAACCTACAAATATCCCCGCCTGACCGATCCCGCCATTTATAAACAGGTAGCTCTGGCCGAATCAGAACTGAGCCAGCAACCGTTTCATTTTATTCCTAAAAAGAATATCCGTCAGGCGGAATCGCAGTTGCGCGAAGGCGACATTGTAATGCTGACCGCAGCCCGGCCTGGCCTCGATATGAAACACGTTGGCTTTGCCGTTCGGCAACCGAATGGGCGCATTCATCTGCTCCATGCGTCGTCGGAACAGGGCGAGGTGGTTATTACCGCTTACCCACTGAGCGATTATGTTTTCTCGCACAAACGGCTGTCGGGCATTCGCGTTGCGCGGTTGCGCCCGGCCAATACAGTAGCAACGGCCTCGATCAACGGCGGACACTAAGCCTTCCAGTTCAATTACGGCCAACGCCCTTTTCAGGATATGATCTCGAACCAAAATCATATCCTGAAAAGGGCGTTGGCTTTGTTTTTATCAGCGCTCAATGGCACAGGCGCAACGAGAAAAAACAATGAATCATTTTGCATACTAGTCGGCTCATTATCAGAGGATACAATTTA harbors:
- the creD gene encoding cell envelope integrity protein CreD gives rise to the protein MKETTDSQVPGSVLDRVNRWIRTSTMLKLAVIGFLVLVLLIPNGMLQSLISEREMTRNAAVAEVSNKWGAEQVIGGPILSVPYERVITAANGQIERISTYLHFFPDDLQVDGEIKPEKRSRGIFVVMLYNSQLTIRGSFRKPSLASLGIAEDAGLAHWDKAFLSLGVSDMKGIRDGIKMKVNNQVLSAEPGIPSSDILMAGVTAPIKLDADNYIFETKLNLNGSTQLSFLPFGKETRISLKSPWATPSFTGAYLPDKRVVKADGFQASWKVLEFNRNFPQQGMGDFLKKPDSQSFSDASAFGVKLLIPIDEYQKTMRSAKYGILFVILTFVSFFFIEILDRRRIHPVQYLLVGFAICLFYLLLLSISEYTSFDWAYLIGGCLVLALITFYVRYVFQNTRLTILFSAILALLYGFFYSLLQLEDYSLLLGSFGLLLILSVTMYLTRHVNWYQTYQAAETTA
- a CDS encoding ATP-binding protein, with protein sequence MNRLKTADQSLPKTQPETERQYLPEEVQLALSAFDAALNSIVSMTAIRDANGKVVDFRLQTANRAVEQSLFRKPEDIIGTRLLETFPGNVESGLFAVYVRVLETGQSERLIQYYSDKNGLEAWFEVSAAQLSPDGVVVTFMNITAPRRAEHQLAHQAELLHAILDNAQAALSLHTSIRDEHGHICDFRTVLANPQCIAMWGDLAESILAKPFSEVATPTQKIDDFPKYVRVVETGEPDTTEFPIDDQWWIRITTKAGDGVVIANLNVTENRRYQQQLEAANRELKRSNENLQSFAYIASHDLQEPLRKIQSFGDMLNDRYSAKLGPEGGELISRMQAAASRMSLLIRDLLDYSRISSQRNAFRSFALAKLLDDIIEDLWHPIQESKARIELAELPELIGDRLQLRQLFQNLLSNALKFYRTDASGLPIPPLIRVSSRLMTPEELPKELAKDLRLDRAYWTIDVTDNGIGFEQHYAEQIFQVFQRLHTRQQFSGTGIGLAVVKKVVEQHDGAIRAQSRPGEGTTFTVYLPA
- a CDS encoding glycoside hydrolase family 13 protein, which produces MKKSILSLIIMLQLVGSGVLAQQAAIQRINPTNWWVGMKNPNLQLLVYGPDAGSLTYTINYPGVRLLKTHTAENPNYAFLDLTISPATKPGTIKIVGKRGSQMLTQPFVLKARDKSPKGQGVTAADFIYLAMPDRFANGDESNDKFADMADSNADRANPFYRHGGDLAGAAQHLDYLKDLGVTAIWFTPVLENNQPLTNEGGAMRSAYHGYGFTDHYAIDKRLGGNEAYKAFVKKAHDAGFRVVQDAVYNHVGVNHWILKDLPMKNWLHQWPTYTNTSYKYQSVTDPHGAERDRHVMLDGWFVPFLPDLNQSNPFVANFLIQHALWSVENFGVDAWRVDTYMYNDQPFMNRCNQALLDEYPKIHIFGESWVNNVVDQAYYTRNKIDFPFKSNQPGGLDFVLYSSMLDALKQKFSWDDGVNRFYQALAQDAVYQDPTRLVTFLDNHDTDRFLSVIGDDLDKYKIGITWLLTTRGIPSLYYGTEILMKNFKDPSDAEVRRDFPGGFPGDKENKFETAGRTDRENEAFQFVRKLATYRRNTPALHSGKLMQFLPQDGTYVYFRYDGAKTVMVATNTNDKELRLDTSRFAERMNGYSSARNVLTDQSIGDLKQINLPAKSALVLELIN
- a CDS encoding alpha-amylase family protein; this encodes MNTTSVVPVMDKLIIYQIFTRLFGNQNTTNRSYGSRDENGVGKFNDINDEALRSIKRLGASHIWYTGILEHATQTDYSAYGIQPDDPAVVKGRAGSPYAVKDYYDVDPDLAVNVPDRMAEFEALVERTHVHGLKVIIDFVPNHVARQYRSDVKPDSVIDLGQNDDTSVRFSINNNFYYLPGETFVAPENGEESSSVRLHEFPAKITGSGSLTAAPDINDWYETVKLNYGFNVFDGSLNFNPIPATWHQMLDILLFWCGKGIDGFRCDMAHLVPVEFWHWAIARVRQQYPGLIFIAEIYDPGLYRPFIFEGGFDYLYDKVGLYDSLRALMEGHGSCYDLTRVWQQQSGDYAQHMLRFLETHDEQRIASRFFANDPWAAIPAMTLSATMHTGPYLLYFGQEIGVRAEGSEGFSGDDGRTTIFDYWGLPEWQGWINHGRYDGLGLSDNQQRLRAFYQQLNYLVNGSDAIQNGYFYDLQYVNDNGQSAGYDAHQLYSYLRYTDRQKLLIVCNFSNHNTYETTINIPAAVFSLMGLDPNRTLHFTDLFLTTTTIETVGKAGVPVLLSPQSVLVLEIKP
- a CDS encoding N-acetylmuramoyl-L-alanine amidase-like domain-containing protein, with the protein product MINLFTAFFLLLTPAALLAQESAPDDLKAVTIAGGRTPAETVVNIGKQLIGRPYVAHTLDENQTEQLVVNVREFDCTTYVETVLALALSWHELPDKNNSTALDQTFRKFLTKLRYRDGRIDGYASRLHYFSDWLRDNERKGLILDVTRDMPGSIVVAKPVSYMTTATYKYPRLTDPAIYKQVALAESELSQQPFHFIPKKNIRQAESQLREGDIVMLTAARPGLDMKHVGFAVRQPNGRIHLLHASSEQGEVVITAYPLSDYVFSHKRLSGIRVARLRPANTVATASINGGH